The Montipora capricornis isolate CH-2021 chromosome 3, ASM3666992v2, whole genome shotgun sequence genome window below encodes:
- the LOC138042749 gene encoding ras-related protein Rab-21-like has protein sequence MAAASRKNQFKVVLLGEGCVGKTSLMLRYVQDKFNDKHLTTLQASFLNKRLNIDGQRVNLAIWDTAGQERFHALGPIYYRDSNGAILVYDITDEDSFFKVKNWVKELKKMLGEDIALCIAGNKIDLEKDRHVDAAEADAYAKTVGARHFHTSAKLNKGIEEMFFELTKKMLDRQEKSEPKDGVVEKGNNRRKNVLIVDEQQPQQQKSGGCCSGGGS, from the exons ATGGCAGCAGCATCGCGAAAAAATCAATTCAAAGTTGTACTTTTAGGGGAAGGATGCGTCGGAAAAACTTCCCTTATGCTCCGTTACGTACAAGACAAGTTTAACGACAAGCATTTAACAACTTTGCAA GCTTCCTTCTTAAATAAAAGGTTAAATATAGATGGCCAACGAGTGAACTTGGCAATCTGG GACACAGCAGGACAGGAGAGATTTCATGCATTAGGACCTATTTACTATAGAGATAG cAATGGTGCAATTCTAGTCTATGACATTACTGATGAAGACTCTTTCTTTAAG GTTAAAAACTGGGtaaaagaacttaaaaaaaTGCTAGGAGAAGATATAGCACTTTGCATAGCAG gAAATAAAATTGACCTTGAAAAAGACAGACATGTTGATGCTGCAGAGGCAGATGC ATATGCTAAAACTGTAGGAGCAAGACACTTCCACACGTCTGCAAAACTTAACAAAGGCATTGAAGAAATGTTCTTTGAACTAACAAAAA AAATGTTGGACAGACAGGAAAAAAGTGAACCTAAAGATGGTGTGGTGGAGAAAGGAAACAACAGACGAAAGAACGTTTTAATAGTCGATGAACAACAACCTCAACAGCAAAAAAGTGGAGGTTGCTGCAGTGGAGGAGGATCATAG